A region from the Schistocerca serialis cubense isolate TAMUIC-IGC-003099 chromosome 1, iqSchSeri2.2, whole genome shotgun sequence genome encodes:
- the LOC126478878 gene encoding uncharacterized protein LOC126478878 isoform X1 — MQATLVFVAASLVAVATGEAPSTSYGAPFRQAQRLQTQPQQQQPQAFAQSQAQPSFAAPQSFSGFSAASFRPQFFIPSQDASRLSGLYRLPSFANSAPTTTEAATTTTETPTTTVAGPYNYDFPSGRTAALREAEESGVYYVLQPDGRLQRITYAHGPAPISAAPEQQRAYPGEPSALQQPAVATGYLARFAYQDLHPAGAPIYSYKQPELVRIN; from the exons ATGCAG GCCACGCTGGTTTTCGTCGCGGCGTCGCTTGTGGCGGTGGCCACAGGCGAAGCGCCCTCCACCAGCTACGGCGCGCCCTTCCGCCAGGCACAGCGTCTCCAGActcagccgcagcagcagcagccacaggcATTCGCCCAGTCGCAGGCTCAGCCATCATTCGCTGCTCCTCAGTCTTTCTCCGGATTCTCTGCGGCCAGCTTCCGCCCACAGTTCTTCATTCCCTCACAGGACGCGTCTCGACTGTCGGGCCTCTACCGCCTGCCCAGCTTCGCAAACTCTGCCCCCACCACCACAGAAGCTGCCACCACCACTACAGAGACTCCTACGACTACCGTGGCCGGCCCTTACAAC TATGACTTCCCCAGCGGCCGCACTGCGGCGCTACGCGAGGCCGAGGAGAGCGGCGTGTACTACGTGCTGCAGCCAGACGGCCGCTTGCAGCGCATCACCTACGCCCACGGTCCCGCCCCCATCTCCGCCGCCCCCGAGCAGCAGCGTGCCTATCCTGGAGAGCCGTCTGCCTTGCAGCAGCCAGCAGTAGCAACCGGCTACCTGGCGCGCTTCGCGTACCAGGACCTGCATCCTGCCGGTGCTCCCATCTACTCTTACAAGCAACCTGAGCTTGTGCGCATCAACTAG